One segment of Pseudomonas sp. FP2196 DNA contains the following:
- a CDS encoding MgtC/SapB family protein, giving the protein MQAINNLNLTSLLDTLISLSAAFILGGLIGFERQYRQRTAGLRTNVLVAVGAAIFVDMANRLAGAEGAVRVVAYVVSGIGFLGAGVIMREEGNVRGLNTAATLWTSAAVGACAGADLLAEAVLGTLFILAANTLLRPIVNNINRQPLDVVSAEVTNIVYVIARRSQQKAVFALLEAELERSNYPASDVDVHAFGADEIEIEATLATTSVDGDELDALVARISTSSLVVQAFWSPSTTD; this is encoded by the coding sequence ATGCAAGCCATCAACAATCTCAACCTCACTTCGCTGCTCGACACCCTGATCAGCCTCAGCGCCGCGTTCATCCTCGGCGGCCTGATCGGCTTCGAGCGCCAGTATCGGCAACGCACTGCCGGCCTGCGCACCAATGTGCTGGTGGCGGTCGGCGCGGCGATTTTCGTGGATATGGCCAACCGTCTCGCCGGCGCTGAAGGCGCGGTGCGGGTGGTCGCCTATGTGGTCTCCGGCATCGGTTTTCTCGGCGCCGGGGTGATCATGCGCGAAGAAGGCAACGTGCGCGGGCTCAACACCGCCGCGACCCTGTGGACTTCCGCCGCAGTCGGCGCCTGCGCAGGTGCTGATCTGCTCGCCGAAGCCGTGCTCGGCACACTGTTCATCCTCGCCGCCAACACCTTGCTGCGCCCGATCGTCAACAACATCAACCGTCAGCCACTGGACGTGGTCTCGGCGGAAGTCACCAACATCGTCTACGTCATCGCCCGGCGCTCGCAGCAGAAAGCCGTGTTCGCCTTGCTCGAAGCGGAACTGGAACGCAGTAATTACCCGGCCAGCGATGTCGACGTACATGCCTTCGGCGCCGATGAAATCGAGATCGAAGCGACGCTGGCCACCACCTCGGTTGATGGCGATGAACTGGACGCATTGGTCGCGCGGATCTCGACGTCGTCGCTGGTAGTGCAGGC